TTTTTAGTTATGCTTCTATTTCAGCAAAATAATTTAAAATCTTTTATACAGTTCATTCTCAATGAAAAAATCATATTTATTATTACATCTGGCCGTAATTCTGGCCGGATTTACAGGGGTATTCGGGAAATTAATCACACTTAATGAAGGATTGCTAGTCTGGTACAGACTCCTCTTCTCCTCTATTATTTTATTCTTTATTTTAAAACTGTTTAGAATTCCAGCAGATATTCCTCTCCGGGGAAAAATTCAGATTTCAAAAGCCGGATTGCTCATTACGCTACACTGGCTTCTATTCTATGCGAGTATAAAATACGCGAATATATCTATTGGTGTTGTATGCTACTGCCTGACCAGTTTTTTTACAGCGGTATTTAAACCTGTTATTGATAAAGAGAAATTCAAACTTTCAGAATTGCTTCTCAGCACATTAACTATTCTGGGAATAAGCTTAATTTTTCATTTTGATACTTCCTATCAGCTTGGAATTATTTTAGGTATCTTTTCATCAGCATTTGGAGCCCTTTATACCATCTACAACAAACGTCTGGTGCACCATTTTGATACCAAAGTTATCAACTATTATCAGATGATTGCCGGTACTTTATGCTGGGGAGCGTTTTTGCCCTATATCTCCTCTATTTCCCGTCAGATAGCATAGTTCCTGACTTAAAAAACACGGCTTATTTGGGCATTTTATCACTTTTTTGTACCGTTGGCTTATATGTGATCTTTGCAGAGGTTTTAAAGAAAATTCCTGCCTTTACCGTTAATCTCACCTACAATTTGGAACCCGTGTACGCTATTATTATGGCATTTTTATTTTTTGGAGAAAGTAAGGAAGTCAATCTGTCTTTTTATATAGGATTGATTTTTATTATTGCTTCTGTGGTTTTACAGACATTAATTTCACTGAAGAAAGCAAAATAACAGCTAAAGCTGTTTAAAACAAAACCGGACACTTAAACTAATTTAAGTGTCCGGTTTTTATATAATAAGTTTTTAAATATTACCCATTCAATCCCAAACTATTATACAGCTGCACCTGCCATATTCCCAGTACCTCTTTAAGCATAACAAAGGTAAAGGCAGCATTATAGCTGTTAGGAAACAAAGTGATTTCTGTATCTATAAAGTCTGATGCCTGTGGAACAGGATCTAATCCAAAGGTATGAAACAAAGCAACAGACCTTTTCATATGAAACCCGGAAGTAACCAGATATACATCCGAAGGAGCCATCTGTTTCAATATCTTGCTGGAATATTTTGCATTTTCATAGGTGTTCATACTTTTATCTTCTTTAATGAGATCTGTCTCTGATACTCCCATTTTTTTAAAATTTTCACTGAATAATTCTGCTTCACTTTTTTGTCCTCTTCCCTTTCCGGAGATTACTATTTTACAAGGCAGATTATTCATCTTATATTCATGATAAAGCTGATAAGCGGTTACGAGTCTGGAATAAGACATTGTATGCAGCTTCTCCGTATTGTCAAAGTCTACAACTCCGCCACCCAATACAACGATAACAGGATTCTGTGAAGTCTTATTTTTATTCATAATCGTATTAACATAACTTTTCTGCAGATATCCCGAAGTAAGTTTCCCCAGAAAACCATTTCCTATAAAAATGATCATTACAACGGCAAAAAAGCCAACTCCTATCCTTAGATTTTTACGCTTATTTTTTCTTTTTAGTAATGCGATGATAACTATTGCAAGAAATACTAAGAAATAAGGTTCTGTAAAAAGCTGAATAACACGAAATAAAAGGTCAAGTAAAAATTTCATCTTCAAATAATATTGATTAATGTATAGAAAACATCGAATTTGCAAAGGTAGACATTTCCTGAATATTGCTTTCCAGACTATATTTCAGCGGCTTAAGACTATTTCATTTTTTATTTAATAATTTTATAACATCAGAATATAGTACACCATGAATTACCAAACCTATCAGCCACAGCCCGAGCTGGCTTCCTTTATAAAATGCTACTGGACGCTGGACAGCCCGGCAGAAATGAACCCGCAGGTACAGACCATTGTTCCGGACGGCTGTATGGAAATGATCTTTCATTATGGTGATCTTTACAATCAATACATTGACGGAAAGGCTATTTTGCAGCCAAGAAGCTGTGTTTTCGGACAGTTGACCCAGCCTTTACAAATAGAACCTACAGGAATCACCGGTATTTTCTCTGTCCGTTTCCATCATGATGGTTTTATTCCTTTTGCCACAATTCCTATTAAAGACATGGATAATCAGGCAGTTCCGTTAGAAAAACTCTTTGAAATTCATGGGACTGAACTGGAAAAAAACATTTTACAAGCTATTACAGTACAGGAAAAAATAGATATCATAGAGACCTTTTTACGGGGAAGGCTTGATACAGAAACCATTGACAGGATTGTACAATCTACTGTAGATCTGCTATTGAACGTGGACGGAAAGATTTCAGTTCATGAACTTTCGAGACAAACAAATATCAACAGAAGACAGCTGGAGCGCAAATTTTCTTCGGCTATCGGATTAAGCCCGAAGCAACTTTCAAAAACCATACGGCTTCAAACTACCCTCAAACATCTTCTCAATAAAGAATATACTAGTCTTACAACGCTTGCTTATGATTCCGAATATTATGATCAGGCTCATTTCATCAAAGATTTCAAAGAGTTTACAGGGCTTACTCCTAAAGAATTTTATGGTGAAAGTCTTACGATGTCTTTCCTGTTTTATGGAAAAGAATCCTGATGTCGCATTTTTACAATTTTAAAAAAGTTTTTATCCAGAATTTTACTGAAATAAAATGATTGGGCAATGAAAACAACATTAATCCTTGCAATGATCGGCCTATCCATCACAAGCAGCAGGACACCTCAACAACATGAAATGAAAAAAATTGAATGGCTTCTCGGTACCTGGGAAACCAAAACCTCCAAAGGAAACCTCTATGAAACATGGACCCGAAAAAGTACAACAGAATTTCAGGGAAAAAGCTATTACCTGAAACAAAAAGACACCGTCTTGTTTGAATCTGTCCGGCTTGTAGAGATAGATAAAAAGCTGCATTACATTGTTTCTGTAAAGAATCAGAATAATGAACAGCCTGTAGATTTTAGCTCAAACCTCATCAAAGATCCAGCTTTGCTCGTCTTCGAAAATCTTCAGCATGATTTCCCCCAAACTATAAAATATAAAAAAATGGGTAAGGATTCTTTATGGGCAGAAATTTCCGGAATCATGAACGGAAAAATGGCCAGACAATCATTTCCTATGAAGAAGATACGATAGATTGTGAACTTTTCTGCTTATCATAATAGGCTTTTATATTTCTCTCAAATGTATTTATTGTAAAAATTATTAAATCATTAGAACAATTTCGTCTTATTTTTCTTTTGGTTTATCCAATTATTTTATACATTTGCAAACAACACACTAAAAAGTGTGTTAAAAAAATACCTACCCTAGTGAAAAAGCAGAAAAGTATAGCCGTTTTTATGACCGTACTCCATATATTTTTGGACAGACATTTTTGTAAAGGAAAAAATAAAAGTATTTCCTCAAATACAAAGAAATGACTTCTACCTTAAGTCATTGAAAAACAATTTGATATCCTTGTTGTAAAAATCAAAGAATACGATCTTTCGTGGAGCAGACCTATTTTGCAGATTACCCTGTAAAAAAATCTTCACAGCAATTCTCCTACCTATCCCTAACTTCCTGAAATAATTCATTTTATCATTTTAGCACTTTATTTTTAGATTAAAAAATCTTAAACAGATTTACTCGTAAAGTTAATATTGTCTCAATGCAATATGGTTTTAAAAAAAATACATTTGTCTTGTAATTTTAATACCATCAATGCAATGTCAACAGTTCTCAAAACATTTGTAGCTTATCTTAAAAGACCTGCTCTTTATCCTGAACTGGGCAGAAAAATCATTAAAAATACGGTAAGCAGAAGAAGTCCTTTCAAAGGAAAAGCAAAAACAAATTACTGGGCCGCATCCATAGCCGTTTCACAAAAAGAAGTGATCTCCAGGCTTTTCTCAATGGATACTGACAATTTTAGATCTGCCTATGCTGACATTCTGGAAAAAGCCAATGCAAAAGAAAAAGAATGCCCTATTAAAATGGGTGGCGCTGGTGCACTGGAGCTTATTTATTACGCCTGCGAATTCACCAAAGCACAAAACGTTCTTGAAACAGGTGTGGCTTATGGATGGTCTTCTTTAGCGATATTGCTTTCGCTTCAAAAAAGAAATGGTACACTCTATAGCTCAGATATGCCTTATCTTGCTCAGGATGGTGATCAGTATGTAGGCTGTGTTGTTCCTGAAAATCTTAAAAAGTACTGGCAACTATTCCGTTTTGCAGACAGAGAATCTTTACCTAAAATTTTAAAAAAAGTTTCCTCTTTTGATGTTTTCCATTATGATTCTGACAAAAGTTACCACGGAAGAATGTGGGCTTATCATCAGATCTATAAAAGACTGAGACCTGGTGCCGTGTTTATCAGTGATGATATTGGCGACAATTCCGCCTATCAGGATTTTTGCAACAGAATGAATGTCAGCACCTTTGTTGTAGAATACAATGGGAAATACATCGGTATTTTTGTAAAACAATAATCATCCGCGGATTATTAATACTCAAAAAATCTGCGGAAAACTATTCGCCCGCTTCATCGGACAAGCCTGCTTGTCCAGTCTTTGCTCCCTAAAATAAAAACTCTTATCATTAAAACTTTGCGTCAAAAAGCAGAAAGAAAGTTTTTAAGGAACTTTAATGGTTAAAAAAAAATTAATCCTTTCACTCATCATTTACTTCCCTTTCCAAAATAATCTGGTTTTTAAAATTAATAGTTCCTGAGTAACTAACAATCTAAGTCAATATTTAAATAATAAAATGGAGAGCATTAAGTTCTCCATTTTTCTTTTAAAAAGCATACTTACAATTAATTAATAAAAATTTTCAAAAAAAAACTTGCGTAGCTAAATAACTACACATATATTTGTAGTCAAATAACTACACGATGAATTTAAGAAGAGATGTATTTCAGGCGATAGCAGATCCTACAAGACGGTCTATATTGATGTTGGTGGCGGCACAGTCGATGACAGCGGGAGCCATTGCTTCTAATTTTGATACGGCGAGACCTACCGTTTCAAAGCATCTCCAGATCCTTACAGAATGTGAACTGCTGAGATCTGAACAAAACGGCCGAGAAATAATCTATCACCTAAATCCCGATAAAATGAAAGAAATAGCTGATTTTATAGAACCTTTCCGCAAAATGTGGGACGAGAAATTCAACAAGCTGGAAAGTGTAATGAAAGCGTATCAGAACAATAATGATAAGAGATAAGAGACAATGGACGTCAAAGTTTAAATTTTGAAAATCTTGTCAATAGTGAATTTTGCTTTGCAAGTGAATGGTGAATTTTTTAATAGAGTTAGAACGTCTATCTTTAATTTTAAGCATCAACGAAATAAACTTGCAACAAAAGCAACCAGCAAACAGCAACCAGTAACTTAGCTAAAAACTTTAAACCTTGAACGCTTCTACTCTCCCACTCTAATACTCTCAAACCCAAGAAACCCTCAAACACCAACATCATGGAACTTAAAACAAAAATCCACGCTGAAGACGGCAAACAGGAAATTTTCATTATCAGAGAATTTGATCTTCCTGTAGAATTGCTTTTCAAAGCGTATACAGAAGCAGAACTTTTCGAGCAATGGATGGGAACTAAGGTGACCAAATTCGAAAACAAACAACACGGAAGTTACCGTTTCGAAACGTTAAATCCTCAGGGCGATGTGGTTTTCAGTGCCAATGGAACGATTCATGAAATTGTTCAGAATGAGAAAATTATAAGAACTTTCCAGATGGAAAATACTCCTTTTCCGGTTCAGATTGAGTTTTTAGCATTTGAAAAGTTAACGGATACCACCAGCAAGATTACCATCCAAACCATTTATAAATCTGTAGACTTCAGAGATCAGCATCTGAAAATGCCATTCGCCCAGGGCATTAATATGGCGCATAACCGTTTACAGGAGATGTTAGGTGGCAGGTAGCAGATAAAAGATAATAGAGGAATAGAGGAAAAGATGAGGGACATGGATGCCATAGTTTAAATTGTGAAAATCAATGTCAATAGTGAATTTTGCTTTGCAAGTGAATCGTCAATGATCAGGGAAAGAATAACAACTTTAAACGTTAAACATTGAACCCTTATACTCTCCAACCCTCAAGAAACCCTCAAACCCAAAACATATGAATCCAAAAGTTAATTTTTTCTTCGAAAATGCCGGACAATGGCAGGAAGAATTTGAAAAATTAAGAGCCATTGCTCTAAGCACCGAACTTGCAGAAGATGTAAAATGGGGATGTCCATGTTATACGTATGAAGGGAAAAATATTTTCCTGATCCACGGTTTTAAAGAATATTGTGCTCTTCTTTTCTTTAAAGGAGCGCTGATGAAAGATCCGGACAACATTTTGATTCAGCAGTCCAAAAACGTACAGGCTGCAAGACAGATCCGCTTCACGGAGGCAGCACAAATCAATGACTTGGAGGAAGTTCTTCGTTCTTACATGTTTGAAGCCGTTGAAATTGAAGAGTCAGGTGCTAAAGTGGAAATGAAGAAAACAAAAGAGTTTGAAATGGCTGAAGAATTTCAAGAGAAACTGGATCAAAGCCCAGCATTACAGGAAGCTTTCAAAGCATTAACTCCGGGAAGACAAAGAGCTTACCTACTCCACTTTTCTTCTGCCAAACAGTCCAAAACCCGTGAAGCCCGCATTGAAAAAAGCATTCCACAAATCATGGACGGAATAGGATTAAACGACTAATTATAAATACAACAAATCATGAACACACCACAACCCTCACAAAAAAGAACAAAAATCATCTATTGGATATTCACCCTCTGGATGGCACTGGGAATGGTTTCAACAGCCATTGTCCAACTTATGAAAAACAAAGATGAACTGGCCAATTTTACCAACCTCGGCTACCCTTCTTATCTGATGACCATCATTGGAGTATGGAAAATTCTGGGCGTTATTGCCCTACTGATTCCTAAGCGTCTGATCCTGAAAGAATGGGCCTATGCAGGATTTTTCTTTGTCATGTCAGGCGCTGTAATCTCTCATCTTATCGTGGGTGATACAGTTGGCAGAACTTTTCCGGCCGTATTATTATTGGTATTGGTTCTTATTTCATGGTATTTCAGACCTGCAGACAGAAAAATCACCATTACTGATTAATAATTTTAATATTAAAAGTTGTTTAAACTTTTATTTTTGAAACAGTAAGATTGTATTAAGTTGTTAAGATTATTAAGATAAGCTATGCTTTAAACTTAAAAATCAGAATGATTTATCTTAACTATACTTTATTTCTTAAATCCTTCTTAATGGTTCAATATGTATTAAGTATTTTTTGATAAGTTTAAACAATTTTTTTATAAAATCATTTTTAAAGATAAAGAGTCAGAAATTTTATCGCAGATAAAATCCTTGCGCCTTTAAACAAGCCATTATTAATAAAATTTACGTCTTCGCGATTTCCAACAACACCCATCAACATAACAAAACAAAATTTGACATGAAAAAGAAACTCACCCAGGAACAAATCAACGAACTTTTAAAAACACTAAAAACCCGTTTTGAAAAAAATATGAACCGTCATAAGGATATGAAATGGGAAAAAATCCAGCAAAAACTGGAAGCCAACCCTGAAAAAATATGGTCTTTATACGAAATGGAAACTACAGAAGGAGAACCAGATGTAGTAGATTATAATAAAAAAACGGATGAATATTCCTTTGTGGACTGCTCTCCGGAAAGTCCAAAACGCAGAAGTTTATGTTATGATTATCAGGCCTGGGATGCCAGAAAAGCCAATAAACCCGAAAGCAATGTCATTGATACCGCTTCTGAAATGGGTATTGAACTTTTGACAGAAGAACAATACCGCCATCTTCAGGAATTAGGAAAGTTTGATCAAAAGACTTCAAGCTGGATCAAGACACCACCTCAAATACGAGAGCTTGGAGGTGCTCTCTTCTGTGACAGACGATACAACACTGTATTCACCTATCACAATGGCGCAGATTCTTATTATGCAGCGAGAGGATTTAGGGGATTATTAAAAATATAAGGGAGAATTATTAACTGGGATCTCTCAACCAGGGAGATTCCACACTCCAGAAAATA
This region of Chryseobacterium culicis genomic DNA includes:
- a CDS encoding DMT family transporter, yielding MKKSYLLLHLAVILAGFTGVFGKLITLNEGLLVWYRLLFSSIILFFILKLFRIPADIPLRGKIQISKAGLLITLHWLLFYASIKYANISIGVVCYCLTSFFTAVFKPVIDKEKFKLSELLLSTLTILGISLIFHFDTSYQLGIILGIFSSAFGALYTIYNKRLVHHFDTKVINYYQMIAGTLCWGAFLPYISSISRQIA
- a CDS encoding DMT family transporter, translated to MLGSVFALYLLYFPSDSIVPDLKNTAYLGILSLFCTVGLYVIFAEVLKKIPAFTVNLTYNLEPVYAIIMAFLFFGESKEVNLSFYIGLIFIIASVVLQTLISLKKAK
- a CDS encoding YdcF family protein; this translates as MKFLLDLLFRVIQLFTEPYFLVFLAIVIIALLKRKNKRKNLRIGVGFFAVVMIIFIGNGFLGKLTSGYLQKSYVNTIMNKNKTSQNPVIVVLGGGVVDFDNTEKLHTMSYSRLVTAYQLYHEYKMNNLPCKIVISGKGRGQKSEAELFSENFKKMGVSETDLIKEDKSMNTYENAKYSSKILKQMAPSDVYLVTSGFHMKRSVALFHTFGLDPVPQASDFIDTEITLFPNSYNAAFTFVMLKEVLGIWQVQLYNSLGLNG
- a CDS encoding helix-turn-helix domain-containing protein, producing MNYQTYQPQPELASFIKCYWTLDSPAEMNPQVQTIVPDGCMEMIFHYGDLYNQYIDGKAILQPRSCVFGQLTQPLQIEPTGITGIFSVRFHHDGFIPFATIPIKDMDNQAVPLEKLFEIHGTELEKNILQAITVQEKIDIIETFLRGRLDTETIDRIVQSTVDLLLNVDGKISVHELSRQTNINRRQLERKFSSAIGLSPKQLSKTIRLQTTLKHLLNKEYTSLTTLAYDSEYYDQAHFIKDFKEFTGLTPKEFYGESLTMSFLFYGKES
- a CDS encoding DUF6265 family protein, which produces MKTTLILAMIGLSITSSRTPQQHEMKKIEWLLGTWETKTSKGNLYETWTRKSTTEFQGKSYYLKQKDTVLFESVRLVEIDKKLHYIVSVKNQNNEQPVDFSSNLIKDPALLVFENLQHDFPQTIKYKKMGKDSLWAEISGIMNGKMARQSFPMKKIR
- a CDS encoding O-methyltransferase — its product is MSCNFNTINAMSTVLKTFVAYLKRPALYPELGRKIIKNTVSRRSPFKGKAKTNYWAASIAVSQKEVISRLFSMDTDNFRSAYADILEKANAKEKECPIKMGGAGALELIYYACEFTKAQNVLETGVAYGWSSLAILLSLQKRNGTLYSSDMPYLAQDGDQYVGCVVPENLKKYWQLFRFADRESLPKILKKVSSFDVFHYDSDKSYHGRMWAYHQIYKRLRPGAVFISDDIGDNSAYQDFCNRMNVSTFVVEYNGKYIGIFVKQ
- a CDS encoding ArsR/SmtB family transcription factor, with protein sequence MNLRRDVFQAIADPTRRSILMLVAAQSMTAGAIASNFDTARPTVSKHLQILTECELLRSEQNGREIIYHLNPDKMKEIADFIEPFRKMWDEKFNKLESVMKAYQNNNDKR
- a CDS encoding SRPBCC domain-containing protein codes for the protein MELKTKIHAEDGKQEIFIIREFDLPVELLFKAYTEAELFEQWMGTKVTKFENKQHGSYRFETLNPQGDVVFSANGTIHEIVQNEKIIRTFQMENTPFPVQIEFLAFEKLTDTTSKITIQTIYKSVDFRDQHLKMPFAQGINMAHNRLQEMLGGR
- a CDS encoding YdeI/OmpD-associated family protein; amino-acid sequence: MNPKVNFFFENAGQWQEEFEKLRAIALSTELAEDVKWGCPCYTYEGKNIFLIHGFKEYCALLFFKGALMKDPDNILIQQSKNVQAARQIRFTEAAQINDLEEVLRSYMFEAVEIEESGAKVEMKKTKEFEMAEEFQEKLDQSPALQEAFKALTPGRQRAYLLHFSSAKQSKTREARIEKSIPQIMDGIGLND
- a CDS encoding DoxX family protein, giving the protein MNTPQPSQKRTKIIYWIFTLWMALGMVSTAIVQLMKNKDELANFTNLGYPSYLMTIIGVWKILGVIALLIPKRLILKEWAYAGFFFVMSGAVISHLIVGDTVGRTFPAVLLLVLVLISWYFRPADRKITITD
- a CDS encoding DUF4256 domain-containing protein, translated to MKKKLTQEQINELLKTLKTRFEKNMNRHKDMKWEKIQQKLEANPEKIWSLYEMETTEGEPDVVDYNKKTDEYSFVDCSPESPKRRSLCYDYQAWDARKANKPESNVIDTASEMGIELLTEEQYRHLQELGKFDQKTSSWIKTPPQIRELGGALFCDRRYNTVFTYHNGADSYYAARGFRGLLKI